The nucleotide window GTACCATTCAATTATTGCATTCTTCAAAAGTTGAGATGTTTGCTCCTTTGAGAAAGGAAGAGGTTGGATTGTTGGTTAAGTCACTAAGAAAATCAGCTACATTACATGAGGTTGTTAATGTTAGCAAGGTTGTGGCTGAGCTTATTGAGAATATCACTTGTAAAATGATATTGGGACGAAGCAAAGATGATAGGTTCGACTTAAAGGGTATTGTTCACAAGGCGATGTTATTGACTGGAAAATTTAATCTCTCTGATTATCTACCTTGGCTACGCCCGTTTGATCTCCAGGTATGATATACACAGTTTCAATTCTAACAATTTATTGTCTAACATATtacttcaattaatatttttctattagttGAAATTTGTATGAGTCTCACCAAATTTAATTGATATCAACATGACttttaactaataaaataaagtatGTCGTTAACACTCGTCTACgcgtgatatatatatatatatatatatatatatatatatatataaatacatgtcttgataattgttttttaagaaaaacatcAAGAAGAAACATGAATTTCAAGCTTTAAAACATTCCTCACTTCATCAATATCCATTGCTAACTCAACTCATTGGTTATTAGGGAATTGAAAGACAAATTAAGAAAACATGGAAGCAGTATGATGAATTGTTAGAGCAAATAATCAAAGAGCGTGAGAATCAATCAATTGAAGAACAGAAAGGCCATAACAACAAAGACTTTGTAGACATATTGTTATCACTCATGAACCAATCAATTGATTCCAAAGACAACAAATATGACATTGATAGAACCAACATCAAGGCTATTTTAATAGACATGATTTCAGCAGCACTAGACACAACCTCTGTTGTAATTGATTGGGTACTTTCACAACTTCTAAAGCATCCTTATGCAATGAAGAAACTCCAACAAGAGCTAGAAAATGTGGTTGGCATGAATAGACAAGTGGAGGAGACCCACTTGGCAAAATTACCTTACTTGACTATGGTTGTGAAAGAGACCTTAAGGTTGTGCCCTGTTGGACCTTTGTTAGTACCCCATGAGTGTCTTGAAGATGTTGTTGTGGATGGTTATTACATCAAGAAAAAGACAAGAATTTTAATAAATGCATGGACAATAGGGAGAGACACTAATGTTTGGTCGGATAATGCTGAGACGTTTTATCCAGAGAGATTTGAAGATAGTGATGTAGACATTCGTGGACATGATTTTCAACTCATACCATTTGGTTTTGGTCGAAGAAGTTGTCCTGGAATTCAAATGGGTCTTACTTCTGTGAAACTTGTTGTGGCTCAGCTAATGCATTGCTTCAATTGGGAGCTTCCGGATGCTATGTCCAAAGACGAGTTAGATATGTCTGAAAAATTTGAGCTCAGCATGCCGAGATGTCAACCCTTGCTAGCTATGCCAACCT belongs to Medicago truncatula cultivar Jemalong A17 chromosome 6, MtrunA17r5.0-ANR, whole genome shotgun sequence and includes:
- the LOC25496866 gene encoding cytochrome P450 CYP736A12: MLPQTFTLPEILFVIFILILSATIFNSKWNQKNGRKNPPGPKPLPIIGNLHMLGKLPHRSLQLLSQKYGPIMSFKLGQVQTIVVSSPQIAELFLKTHDSIFSSRPKAFAADYMTYGKKGIIFTEYGDYWRNMRKLCTIQLLHSSKVEMFAPLRKEEVGLLVKSLRKSATLHEVVNVSKVVAELIENITCKMILGRSKDDRFDLKGIVHKAMLLTGKFNLSDYLPWLRPFDLQGIERQIKKTWKQYDELLEQIIKERENQSIEEQKGHNNKDFVDILLSLMNQSIDSKDNKYDIDRTNIKAILIDMISAALDTTSVVIDWVLSQLLKHPYAMKKLQQELENVVGMNRQVEETHLAKLPYLTMVVKETLRLCPVGPLLVPHECLEDVVVDGYYIKKKTRILINAWTIGRDTNVWSDNAETFYPERFEDSDVDIRGHDFQLIPFGFGRRSCPGIQMGLTSVKLVVAQLMHCFNWELPDAMSKDELDMSEKFELSMPRCQPLLAMPTYRLVA